In a single window of the Candidatus Binataceae bacterium genome:
- a CDS encoding energy-coupling factor transporter ATPase: MSQTLVQTPDAGQAPSPLAIVLEAVSFTYRDAAAPALRNVTLRLERGQTLAVLGRSGAGKSTLAKTLNAIVPAFEEGHFTGAGQVCGRTLAGTRVAEVAPLVAMVFQDFEAQLFSTNVAHEVAFGLEQLGLPAPEIAARIEPALAMVGLQGFQTRDPTSLSGGEKQRLAIACALALRPQVIVLDEPTTDLDPQGRAEVFDLITRLRDQGLTLVVIEHETEELRRCDRLIVLEEGEIVADGTPEQILSQVQLLEKCGVRPPASNQVLAELGIQAYARDLDQAQALIEASLAGRAKLLGAASPDATLRLPLARANQTRHPASDVTPLVRIEGLSHTYHEAALPALDEVDLTVEAGEFVAIIGQNGSGKTSLAKHIVGLLQPQRGRVLLAGNRIETLTAAQVASLAGFVFQNPDHQIFAATVEDEVAFGPRNFGVDPTQIDARCQAVLRAVGLEHLRLSDPFLLGRGERQRLAVASVLVLAPKLLILDEPTTGLDYPQQLRMMKLVSELNAAGTAIVIITHTPWLVANYARRTVLMRHGRKLFDGGVAELFAQPKLLKEAAFRLPEVAELGRRLGINALTIAELVGALRGER, encoded by the coding sequence GTGAGCCAAACCTTGGTTCAAACGCCCGATGCGGGTCAGGCCCCATCACCCTTGGCAATCGTGCTGGAGGCAGTCAGCTTCACCTACCGCGACGCTGCCGCGCCGGCCTTGCGCAATGTCACTTTGCGCCTGGAGCGCGGTCAAACCCTGGCCGTGCTGGGCCGCTCCGGAGCCGGTAAATCGACCCTGGCCAAGACCCTCAACGCCATTGTGCCGGCCTTCGAGGAAGGGCATTTTACCGGCGCTGGCCAAGTCTGCGGCCGCACGCTGGCGGGGACTCGGGTGGCGGAAGTCGCGCCCTTGGTCGCGATGGTCTTTCAGGACTTCGAGGCCCAATTGTTTTCCACCAACGTCGCTCACGAAGTCGCCTTTGGCTTGGAGCAGCTCGGTCTGCCCGCGCCGGAGATTGCCGCTCGGATCGAACCGGCACTGGCGATGGTCGGGCTGCAGGGCTTTCAAACCCGCGATCCCACTTCGCTCTCCGGCGGGGAAAAGCAGCGGCTAGCGATTGCCTGCGCGCTCGCCCTGCGCCCCCAGGTAATCGTGCTCGACGAACCCACCACCGACCTCGATCCGCAGGGCCGCGCCGAGGTCTTTGACCTGATAACCCGGCTTCGCGATCAGGGCCTCACCCTGGTGGTAATCGAGCACGAAACCGAAGAATTGCGCCGATGCGATCGCCTGATCGTGCTGGAGGAGGGCGAAATTGTAGCCGATGGGACACCTGAGCAGATCCTTAGCCAGGTGCAGTTGCTGGAAAAATGCGGGGTGCGGCCACCCGCCAGCAACCAAGTGCTCGCCGAGTTGGGGATCCAGGCCTATGCACGCGATCTGGACCAGGCCCAGGCGCTTATCGAGGCCTCGCTCGCCGGCCGAGCGAAGCTGCTTGGTGCAGCCTCGCCGGACGCAACCTTACGCTTGCCCCTTGCCCGCGCCAATCAGACCAGGCACCCTGCCTCGGATGTGACGCCGTTGGTGCGGATCGAAGGCCTTAGCCATACCTATCACGAGGCCGCATTGCCTGCCCTGGACGAAGTCGACTTGACCGTCGAGGCGGGGGAATTCGTAGCGATTATCGGCCAGAACGGCTCGGGAAAGACCTCACTGGCCAAACACATCGTGGGGCTGTTGCAGCCTCAGCGCGGCCGAGTGCTGCTGGCCGGCAATCGGATCGAAACATTGACGGCGGCCCAGGTTGCATCCTTAGCGGGTTTTGTCTTTCAGAACCCCGACCATCAGATCTTTGCCGCCACCGTCGAGGATGAAGTTGCCTTTGGGCCGCGCAATTTCGGCGTGGATCCCACTCAAATTGATGCACGCTGCCAAGCCGTACTTCGTGCCGTGGGCCTGGAGCACCTGCGTTTATCCGATCCCTTCCTGCTGGGACGCGGCGAGCGGCAGCGCCTGGCCGTAGCCAGTGTGCTGGTCCTGGCGCCCAAGCTTCTGATCCTCGACGAACCGACTACTGGACTCGATTATCCCCAACAACTGCGCATGATGAAATTGGTCTCGGAGCTCAATGCGGCAGGCACCGCTATCGTCATCATCACTCATACGCCCTGGTTGGTCGCAAACTACGCGCGCCGCACGGTTTTGATGCGCCACGGTCGCAAGTTGTTCGACGGGGGCGTGGCGGAGCTGTTTGCTCAACCGAAACTGCTGAAGGAAGCCGCCTTCCGCCTGCCTGAGGTAGCGGAGCTGGGGCGGCGACTGGGAATCAACGCCCTGACAATCGCCGAATTGGTTGGTGCCTTGCGCGGAGAGCGTTGA
- a CDS encoding QueT transporter family protein, whose product MTDLALVWRNTRMVVLTAICASLYAAVLIPFKVIPLIPGVTEVRPANAIPVVCSFLFGPAAGWGAAIGNLIGDFFGGVGPGDIFGFLGNLAYGYIPYKAWQLLAAEQGPVLTSPMLAVKFVFVCLLASACCADIVGWGENLMGLRPFALLGNVIVFNNMIAALALAPFMLAALYPRVRAGRLLYRDVMPELPQRSPAQSNLGLLLLSAGVAGAWATGNLISTGMWLPRLLPASMLHPPYDSAIAVVVTPLLMLAAIGLGLM is encoded by the coding sequence ATGACCGATCTGGCTTTGGTCTGGCGCAACACCCGGATGGTGGTACTGACGGCGATTTGCGCGTCGCTATATGCCGCCGTGCTAATCCCCTTCAAGGTCATCCCCTTGATTCCGGGGGTGACAGAAGTACGACCGGCCAATGCGATTCCGGTGGTCTGCTCGTTTCTTTTCGGACCGGCGGCGGGATGGGGTGCGGCGATCGGCAACTTGATTGGCGATTTCTTCGGCGGGGTTGGTCCCGGCGATATTTTCGGGTTCCTGGGCAATTTGGCCTACGGCTACATTCCCTATAAAGCCTGGCAATTGCTGGCCGCCGAACAGGGCCCGGTTCTGACCTCGCCGATGCTCGCCGTGAAGTTCGTGTTTGTCTGCCTGCTGGCCAGCGCCTGCTGCGCCGACATCGTGGGCTGGGGCGAAAACTTGATGGGGCTGCGTCCCTTCGCCTTGCTCGGGAACGTGATCGTGTTCAATAACATGATTGCCGCCCTGGCGTTGGCGCCCTTCATGCTCGCCGCGCTCTACCCGCGCGTCAGGGCCGGTCGCCTGCTCTATCGCGACGTAATGCCCGAGCTGCCCCAGCGTTCGCCCGCGCAGTCCAATCTTGGTCTGCTGCTCCTCAGCGCGGGCGTGGCCGGCGCCTGGGCCACGGGCAATCTGATTTCAACCGGAATGTGGTTGCCTCGCCTGCTGCCCGCTAGCATGTTGCATCCGCCCTACGATAGCGCCATCGCCGTTGTCGTCACGCCGCTGCTGATGCTGGCAGCCATCGGCCTTGGTTTGATGTGA
- the hemB gene encoding porphobilinogen synthase: MPFPLSRPRRLRRSAVLRRMVRETRLSPDNLIAPLFVREGRDQALPIAAMPGVAQLSVDRALKQARELHAVGVPAIILFGIPDTKDALGSQAWNPAAPVQRAVAEIKEHVPELAIITDVCLCEYTDHGHCGLIREGAVDNDASLELLARTALSHAQAGADLVAPSDMMDGRVGAIRRTLDQAGFDQVAIMAYSAKYASAFYGPFREAAQSAPQFGDRRSYQMDPANGDEALREVALDLEEGADIVMVKPALAYLDLIYRVKQKFACPLAAYNVSGEYSMICAAGRNGWLDQDLAAVEVLTAIKRAGADLIITYFAYEVAGELRRI, translated from the coding sequence ATGCCATTCCCTTTAAGCCGGCCGCGCCGCCTGCGCCGGAGCGCGGTCTTGCGCCGAATGGTGCGGGAGACCCGGTTGTCGCCTGATAATCTGATTGCGCCGCTGTTCGTGCGCGAGGGACGCGATCAGGCCCTGCCGATCGCGGCGATGCCGGGAGTGGCACAATTGTCGGTGGACCGCGCCCTCAAGCAGGCGCGCGAACTGCACGCCGTTGGTGTCCCCGCGATCATTCTGTTCGGAATTCCTGACACCAAGGACGCCTTGGGCAGCCAGGCCTGGAATCCAGCCGCTCCGGTCCAGCGCGCGGTGGCCGAGATCAAGGAGCATGTGCCAGAGCTGGCGATAATCACCGACGTCTGCCTGTGCGAGTACACCGACCACGGCCATTGCGGCCTTATCCGCGAGGGTGCGGTGGATAATGATGCCTCGCTGGAGTTGCTCGCCCGTACCGCGCTTTCGCACGCCCAGGCCGGTGCGGACCTGGTCGCGCCCTCGGATATGATGGATGGTCGGGTGGGAGCGATTCGGCGCACCCTGGATCAGGCTGGCTTCGACCAGGTCGCGATCATGGCGTATTCGGCCAAGTACGCCTCAGCCTTTTACGGCCCGTTTCGCGAGGCCGCGCAATCGGCCCCGCAATTTGGCGATCGCCGCTCCTACCAGATGGATCCGGCCAACGGGGACGAGGCCCTGCGCGAGGTCGCCTTGGACCTGGAGGAGGGGGCCGACATCGTGATGGTCAAGCCGGCGCTGGCCTATCTCGACTTGATCTATCGCGTCAAGCAGAAGTTCGCGTGCCCGCTGGCGGCCTACAATGTCTCGGGCGAATATTCGATGATATGCGCGGCTGGCCGCAATGGTTGGCTGGACCAGGATTTGGCCGCGGTGGAAGTGTTGACCGCGATAAAGCGTGCCGGTGCCGATCTGATCATCACCTACTTTGCCTATGAAGTGGCGGGCGAATTGCGCCGCATCTGA
- a CDS encoding class I SAM-dependent methyltransferase, whose product MAGKFVPLSEEIYDYVLRHGHNRDPLLAELEAETRRRAGIHARMQIDPMQGTLMALLVAASGARQALEIGTFTGYSALCVARALPPQGHLLCCDVSQEWTAIARPYWERAGVAAKITLRLGPALATVRALPAQPSFDFAFIDANKEDYPAYYEEVLTRLHPNGLILVDNVLQRGLVVKPDANDHEVKAVCELNERIAGDTRVDAVMLPLADGLTIVRKK is encoded by the coding sequence ATGGCCGGAAAATTTGTGCCACTCAGCGAAGAGATTTACGACTATGTGTTGCGCCATGGCCATAATCGGGATCCACTTTTGGCCGAGCTGGAGGCGGAAACCCGCCGCCGCGCGGGGATTCATGCGCGGATGCAGATTGATCCGATGCAGGGCACCTTGATGGCCCTGCTGGTGGCCGCCAGCGGCGCCCGGCAAGCACTGGAAATCGGCACCTTCACTGGCTACAGCGCGCTATGCGTGGCGCGCGCGTTGCCGCCCCAGGGGCATCTGTTGTGCTGCGACGTGAGCCAGGAATGGACGGCGATCGCGCGGCCCTACTGGGAGCGCGCCGGCGTCGCCGCTAAAATAACGCTGAGGCTGGGGCCAGCGTTGGCCACCGTGCGCGCGCTTCCCGCGCAACCCAGCTTCGATTTCGCCTTTATCGACGCCAACAAGGAAGACTATCCGGCCTACTACGAAGAAGTCCTCACCCGCTTGCATCCCAACGGCCTGATCCTGGTGGATAATGTCCTGCAGCGCGGGCTGGTAGTAAAACCCGATGCCAATGATCACGAAGTTAAAGCGGTGTGCGAACTCAATGAGCGCATCGCCGGAGACACCCGGGTGGATGCAGTGATGCTGCCGTTGGCCGACGGGCTGACAATCGTGCGCAAGAAATAG
- a CDS encoding isoprenylcysteine carboxylmethyltransferase family protein: MLEGYLPAYRDRIAFWPMDGDTIRWLGVLLLCAGGALRIWPVFVLGPRFSGLVAIQPEHKLVIQGVYGVVRNPSYLGLLINALG; encoded by the coding sequence TTGCTGGAGGGCTATCTGCCTGCGTATAGGGACCGCATCGCTTTCTGGCCCATGGACGGCGATACGATTCGCTGGCTTGGCGTCCTGCTGTTATGTGCCGGCGGCGCTTTGCGGATCTGGCCGGTTTTTGTGCTCGGCCCCCGGTTTAGCGGCTTGGTTGCTATTCAGCCGGAGCACAAGCTGGTCATCCAAGGCGTCTACGGCGTCGTCCGCAATCCCAGCTATCTGGGTTTGCTCATCAACGCACTGGGGTGA
- the cobA gene encoding uroporphyrinogen-III C-methyltransferase — protein sequence MPAAGSVYLVGAGPGAVDLLTVRAARLLARADVVIYDRLSNEELLALAPAQAEKIYAGKRGGGGRAMEQEEINRLLVEKAQAGLTVVRLKGGDPFIFGRGGEEGLALAHAGIHFEVVPGISSAIAVPAFAGIPLTHRDYGSFVAIVTGHQDRTKQPEAAVPWADLARAAGQRGTLVLLMAHARLHAITAELLAAGLPAETPAAAISHGTGAAQRSLVTSLAQLAREVERAQLASPAIFVIGAVAGLRAQLQWFEQRPLFGRRIVVTRARAEAGPLADRLREAGAEVFEVPTIAAQPPEDYTLLDRALADLAGYDWIVFTSANGVRWFMRRLRELKLDVRALGHARLAAIGPATARALGDCGLLADAVPAEYRAEAIIPAIGLQRISGARFLIPRAQMAREVLLEMLRAAGAAEVNAVAAYRTVMPQSPGLDRLRGRLAEGGIDLVTFTSSSTVSNFSALIGPLSPGQAAATIGPITEQTARQYGFNVVASAREYTVDGLFSAVCEYLRAQPIQT from the coding sequence ATGCCTGCTGCAGGTAGCGTCTATCTGGTGGGCGCTGGTCCCGGCGCGGTTGATCTACTTACTGTGCGCGCGGCCCGTCTGCTGGCTCGTGCCGATGTCGTAATCTACGACCGCTTGAGTAATGAAGAATTGCTGGCTCTGGCGCCGGCGCAGGCCGAAAAAATCTATGCCGGTAAACGGGGCGGTGGCGGGCGGGCAATGGAGCAGGAGGAAATCAATCGCCTGCTGGTGGAAAAGGCCCAAGCCGGCTTGACTGTGGTGCGCCTCAAGGGCGGCGATCCGTTCATTTTTGGACGGGGCGGCGAAGAAGGACTAGCCTTGGCACACGCTGGAATCCACTTCGAAGTGGTGCCGGGGATCAGTTCGGCGATTGCGGTTCCGGCCTTCGCCGGCATCCCTTTGACCCACCGCGATTATGGCTCGTTCGTAGCTATTGTCACCGGCCATCAGGACCGCACCAAACAGCCCGAAGCGGCCGTTCCATGGGCTGATTTGGCTCGTGCGGCTGGCCAACGCGGCACCCTGGTCCTCTTGATGGCGCATGCGCGTTTGCACGCAATCACGGCGGAGTTGCTTGCCGCCGGGCTGCCGGCCGAAACTCCCGCGGCCGCCATCAGCCACGGCACCGGGGCGGCACAGCGTAGCTTGGTCACCAGCTTGGCCCAGCTGGCGCGCGAGGTCGAGCGCGCTCAACTCGCCTCGCCCGCGATCTTCGTGATTGGCGCGGTTGCGGGCCTGCGTGCGCAGCTTCAATGGTTCGAGCAGCGGCCATTGTTCGGCCGACGGATAGTGGTTACCCGCGCTCGCGCCGAGGCGGGCCCGCTGGCCGACCGCCTACGCGAGGCCGGGGCCGAGGTTTTTGAAGTGCCCACTATCGCGGCTCAGCCGCCCGAGGATTACACCTTACTGGATCGAGCGTTGGCCGATTTGGCTGGCTACGACTGGATTGTCTTCACCAGTGCCAACGGCGTGCGATGGTTCATGCGCCGCTTGCGTGAACTTAAGCTCGACGTGCGTGCGCTGGGCCATGCGCGCCTGGCCGCAATCGGCCCCGCCACTGCCCGGGCTCTGGGTGACTGCGGTTTGCTTGCCGACGCGGTGCCCGCAGAATACCGTGCCGAAGCGATTATTCCAGCGATCGGCCTGCAGCGAATTAGCGGTGCACGCTTCCTTATTCCGCGCGCGCAGATGGCACGCGAAGTGCTGCTCGAGATGTTGCGCGCTGCCGGGGCCGCCGAAGTTAACGCGGTGGCGGCCTATCGCACGGTGATGCCGCAATCGCCAGGGTTGGACCGTTTGCGCGGCCGACTGGCCGAGGGCGGGATCGACCTGGTGACATTCACCAGTTCCAGCACGGTGAGCAATTTCAGCGCTCTCATTGGGCCGCTTTCGCCCGGACAAGCCGCGGCCACAATCGGACCGATCACGGAGCAGACCGCGCGCCAGTACGGCTTCAATGTAGTGGCCAGTGCTCGCGAGTACACCGTCGACGGATTGTTTAGTGCCGTGTGCGAGTACTTGCGCGCACAGCCTATCCAAACCTGA
- the hemC gene encoding hydroxymethylbilane synthase, whose amino-acid sequence MALQVRIGSRPSQLALAQTGLIARQLRQVRPDLKWQIVPISTTGDRLAAPSLAQIGGKGLFVRELEQALLEDRIDLAVHSMKDLPAQLAPQFRLVAVPAREDAADVLIGAPGLAQLPARARLGTASMRRRFEALRQRPDLDVRPLRGNVDTRLAKLAAGEFDAIILALAGLKRLGRASHLAWHRLPECDFVPAGGQGALALEALSTGLVADDPEVDAAVAALNDHVTRCEVDAERAFLAALGASCASPVGVRAWAGPGAITLRASLFSLDGTRWLGDEVRRVGSPETTLVTEAARALAQRMIANGAHELIL is encoded by the coding sequence ATGGCGCTACAGGTGCGAATCGGTTCGCGTCCCAGTCAACTGGCGTTGGCCCAAACTGGTCTGATCGCCCGCCAATTGCGCCAGGTGCGTCCGGATCTGAAATGGCAGATCGTACCGATCAGCACCACGGGTGATCGGCTTGCCGCACCCTCGTTGGCGCAAATCGGCGGCAAAGGCTTGTTCGTGCGCGAACTGGAGCAGGCCCTGCTTGAGGACAGGATCGACCTGGCGGTCCACTCGATGAAAGATCTCCCCGCTCAGCTCGCGCCGCAATTCAGACTAGTCGCGGTGCCGGCGCGTGAAGATGCTGCCGACGTGCTCATTGGCGCGCCGGGCTTGGCCCAGTTACCCGCTCGCGCCCGCCTGGGAACTGCCTCGATGCGCCGGCGGTTCGAGGCCTTGCGCCAGCGTCCCGACCTTGACGTCCGCCCGCTGCGTGGCAACGTCGATACCCGCTTGGCCAAGCTTGCCGCCGGAGAGTTCGACGCCATTATCTTGGCGCTGGCCGGCCTGAAGCGATTGGGCCGCGCCTCCCATCTAGCTTGGCATCGCCTCCCCGAGTGCGACTTCGTTCCGGCCGGTGGCCAGGGGGCGTTGGCCCTTGAGGCGCTCAGCACCGGCCTGGTCGCCGATGATCCTGAAGTTGATGCCGCGGTCGCGGCTCTAAACGACCACGTCACGCGCTGTGAGGTGGACGCCGAACGCGCTTTTCTGGCCGCCTTGGGAGCGTCGTGTGCCTCCCCCGTTGGTGTGCGGGCGTGGGCCGGCCCCGGGGCCATTACCCTCCGCGCTTCGCTGTTTAGCCTGGACGGTACGCGATGGCTGGGCGACGAGGTAAGGCGGGTGGGTAGTCCCGAAACGACGCTTGTCACCGAGGCGGCCAGGGCGCTGGCCCAGCGCATGATTGCCAACGGCGCCCACGAGCTGATCCTCTGA
- the hemA gene encoding glutamyl-tRNA reductase, with the protein MKQNLLITGINHRTAAVGLREQLAFADDEIAAVLGRLRQQVPALSEAALLSTCNRVELIGVSAQADQAAAQAVEFVAIERGLASAGFAASIYRLQGRDAVRHLFRVGASLDSMVVGEPQILGQLKAAYTQAAEAGTVGLILHRAFHRAFAVAKKVREQTLIGHGAVSVSTAAITLARQIFDSLEHKTVLLLGAGEMAETTARQLGRLGVESLLITNRTFDRAVALARGLGGTAVPLDNFKPYLKIADVIIGSLTTARPLLTLDELRAAMHERKYRPVFLIDLGVPRNFQPQLNELENVYLYDIDDLAAVVEDTRGERARAAQEAEQIVELELEAFWRWVSGLDLVPAIKDIRANIERLRTVELDRHRAWLAALPARQRAHIEGLTRGLVNKILHQIVSELRRSRGVADAAYVAEVARRLLGADLVTLADTRAAVADAREDGEESED; encoded by the coding sequence GTGAAACAGAACCTGCTCATCACCGGAATCAATCATCGCACCGCCGCGGTTGGGCTGCGCGAGCAGCTGGCTTTTGCCGATGACGAGATAGCTGCGGTGCTCGGCCGTCTGCGCCAACAGGTCCCTGCCTTGAGCGAAGCCGCGCTCCTATCGACCTGTAACCGGGTCGAGTTAATCGGGGTAAGCGCGCAGGCCGACCAAGCCGCGGCTCAAGCCGTGGAGTTTGTTGCCATTGAGCGTGGCTTGGCTAGTGCGGGGTTTGCCGCCAGCATCTATCGCCTCCAGGGGCGCGACGCGGTGCGCCATCTCTTCCGCGTGGGGGCCAGTCTGGATTCGATGGTGGTGGGCGAACCGCAGATCCTGGGTCAGCTCAAAGCCGCGTATACCCAGGCCGCCGAAGCCGGTACTGTGGGCCTTATCCTTCATCGCGCCTTTCACCGGGCTTTTGCCGTTGCCAAGAAGGTTCGCGAACAAACCCTGATCGGTCACGGTGCAGTTTCGGTCAGCACTGCTGCGATTACTCTGGCCCGTCAGATTTTCGATTCGCTCGAGCACAAAACCGTTCTGCTGTTGGGTGCGGGCGAAATGGCCGAGACTACCGCTCGCCAACTGGGCCGATTGGGAGTGGAATCGCTCCTCATCACCAATCGCACCTTCGATCGTGCGGTGGCCTTGGCACGTGGCTTGGGCGGCACCGCCGTGCCTCTCGACAATTTCAAGCCTTACTTGAAGATTGCGGACGTCATAATCGGCTCGCTTACCACCGCGCGGCCACTGCTCACACTCGATGAATTACGGGCCGCGATGCACGAGCGCAAGTACCGCCCGGTCTTTCTCATCGACCTTGGGGTGCCGCGCAATTTCCAACCCCAACTCAATGAACTGGAAAACGTCTATCTCTACGATATCGACGATCTGGCCGCGGTAGTCGAAGACACTCGCGGCGAGCGTGCTCGCGCGGCGCAGGAGGCCGAGCAAATTGTCGAATTGGAGCTGGAGGCGTTTTGGCGTTGGGTTTCGGGCTTGGATTTGGTCCCCGCTATCAAGGATATCCGCGCCAATATCGAGCGCTTGCGCACGGTCGAACTGGACCGTCATCGCGCTTGGCTGGCGGCCTTGCCCGCGCGCCAACGGGCCCACATCGAGGGGCTAACCCGTGGCCTCGTCAACAAGATTCTCCACCAAATCGTCTCTGAACTGCGCCGCAGCCGCGGTGTTGCCGATGCCGCCTATGTGGCCGAGGTGGCGCGCCGGCTGCTGGGGGCTGACTTGGTCACGCTGGCCGACACTCGCGCGGCTGTGGCGGACGCGCGCGAGGACGGCGAGGAGAGCGAGGACTGA
- the ccsB gene encoding c-type cytochrome biogenesis protein CcsB, with protein sequence MMLWLVAALLCYALSFALFAVDFSWRVANLSRWAIGVLSAAVIFHAGALIGRGWASGNLPVGNFPEALSFLAWLTALLGLFLIIRFRLAVIGALVASAALIALGAAEAMSGGSGKLPHTLRSLWLPVHVSLAFLGEALLLLAAVVSVVYLFEESRLKAHRPLPGALGKMPSLERLDQVNYRLLGWGFLLLSLAILSGALWARNTWGHFWSWEPRESWALVTWVLYAALLESRLTAGWRGRRAATLTIMVFVILAGSFVGLSLLSPGKHGGSFG encoded by the coding sequence ATGATGCTATGGCTGGTGGCAGCGCTGCTATGCTACGCCTTATCCTTCGCCCTGTTTGCGGTGGACTTCAGCTGGCGCGTGGCTAATCTAAGTCGCTGGGCGATTGGGGTTCTCAGCGCAGCCGTGATATTTCATGCCGGTGCGCTGATTGGTCGTGGCTGGGCCAGCGGTAACTTGCCGGTGGGAAATTTTCCCGAGGCGCTTTCCTTTCTGGCCTGGCTCACAGCCTTGTTGGGATTGTTTTTGATAATTCGCTTTCGGCTGGCGGTGATCGGCGCCTTGGTCGCGTCCGCCGCCCTGATCGCTCTAGGCGCGGCTGAAGCGATGAGCGGAGGCAGCGGCAAACTGCCCCATACTCTGCGCAGCCTGTGGTTGCCGGTTCACGTCAGCCTCGCTTTTCTTGGCGAAGCCTTGTTGCTGCTCGCCGCCGTGGTCAGCGTGGTCTATCTTTTCGAAGAATCCAGGCTCAAGGCGCATCGCCCTTTGCCTGGGGCATTGGGCAAGATGCCCAGCCTAGAGCGGCTGGATCAGGTTAACTATCGTTTGCTGGGGTGGGGCTTTCTACTGCTGTCTCTGGCGATTTTGAGCGGTGCGCTGTGGGCTCGGAATACCTGGGGCCATTTCTGGTCTTGGGAACCGCGCGAGTCGTGGGCGCTTGTCACCTGGGTGCTGTATGCCGCATTGTTGGAATCGCGTTTAACCGCGGGCTGGCGCGGGCGGCGGGCCGCCACCCTGACCATCATGGTGTTCGTTATCCTGGCCGGTTCTTTCGTGGGCTTGAGCCTGCTTTCTCCAGGCAAGCATGGGGGCAGCTTCGGCTGA
- a CDS encoding bifunctional precorrin-2 dehydrogenase/sirohydrochlorin ferrochelatase, which produces MGFIPLFIEMEGRRCLVIGGGAVAQRKCESLLSAGACLTVISPTLVPALRQARDAGRLTHVERCYQPGDLSGYGIIYCAVNDPDLGRQIHAEARRLEVLVNVADQLECCTFIVPAVARRGRLQVAVSTAGASPTLAARLRTRIAAQLSPELEVMVEIMAAARDWLKRNEPRPQERARKLAALHDGDLEAALVRGDTQAAAEIVERSLEATLPWVEIGLAPASVACIPRVKP; this is translated from the coding sequence ATGGGCTTTATCCCTTTGTTTATCGAAATGGAAGGGCGCCGCTGCCTGGTGATTGGCGGGGGCGCGGTGGCACAGCGCAAATGTGAGAGCCTGCTGTCTGCCGGCGCTTGTCTGACGGTAATTAGTCCCACTTTGGTTCCGGCCTTGCGTCAAGCGCGTGACGCGGGCCGCTTAACCCACGTGGAGCGCTGCTATCAACCCGGTGACTTGTCGGGTTACGGCATTATCTACTGCGCCGTGAATGATCCCGACCTGGGACGCCAGATTCACGCCGAAGCGCGCCGGCTCGAGGTTCTTGTTAATGTCGCCGATCAGCTTGAATGTTGCACCTTCATTGTACCCGCGGTTGCGCGTCGCGGCCGCTTGCAGGTGGCCGTCTCGACCGCCGGTGCCAGCCCCACGCTGGCCGCCCGACTGCGGACCCGAATAGCGGCCCAGCTCTCTCCCGAACTTGAAGTAATGGTTGAAATTATGGCAGCAGCGCGGGATTGGCTCAAGCGCAACGAACCTCGCCCTCAGGAGCGCGCCCGCAAACTGGCCGCGCTACACGATGGCGACTTGGAAGCGGCCTTGGTGCGGGGCGATACCCAGGCCGCCGCCGAGATCGTCGAGCGCAGCCTGGAGGCGACCCTCCCCTGGGTCGAAATCGGTTTGGCCCCCGCGTCAGTCGCCTGCATCCCCAGAGTTAAACCATGA
- a CDS encoding methyltransferase domain-containing protein, translating to MRSFDPIAVQFEAPRAWPPHISLQFQQALLSGSEVPGDARILEIGCGTGRVGKGLCRAGAHYLGLDHSKAMLAEFCRELAGAPVVCAEGAQLPFASRGFDLTLLIQVIGPRADWPQVLAEAIRVLRPGGVLAMGRRERAADSLEARLNRKLNELIPAAREDAQRNRGQARQWLEACSLRHREILAASWSENHSVSQFIERKRSAARFRRLPQATQDGALLALECWARETIGELDRLWPQEQGLVLELFWPR from the coding sequence ATGAGGTCGTTTGACCCGATTGCTGTTCAATTCGAAGCGCCGCGCGCATGGCCGCCCCACATTTCACTCCAATTCCAACAGGCCCTCCTGAGCGGCAGCGAAGTGCCGGGCGACGCACGGATACTCGAAATCGGCTGCGGCACCGGACGCGTGGGCAAAGGGCTTTGCCGGGCAGGCGCCCATTACCTCGGCCTGGACCATTCCAAGGCGATGCTGGCAGAGTTTTGCCGAGAGCTGGCCGGCGCACCTGTGGTTTGCGCCGAGGGCGCGCAACTGCCCTTCGCATCGCGAGGGTTTGATTTAACCCTGCTCATCCAGGTCATTGGACCACGCGCTGACTGGCCGCAGGTCTTGGCCGAAGCCATCCGCGTGCTGCGCCCGGGCGGGGTGCTCGCAATGGGCCGGCGCGAGCGGGCCGCGGACAGCCTAGAGGCGCGCCTCAATCGCAAACTCAATGAACTGATACCGGCCGCGCGCGAGGACGCACAGCGCAATCGCGGCCAGGCGCGTCAGTGGCTAGAGGCATGCAGCCTACGCCATCGGGAAATTTTGGCCGCAAGCTGGAGCGAAAACCACTCGGTGAGCCAATTTATCGAACGCAAACGCAGCGCCGCGCGCTTTCGCCGCCTCCCTCAAGCGACCCAGGATGGGGCGCTATTGGCCCTGGAGTGCTGGGCGCGCGAAACCATCGGGGAGCTTGATCGACTCTGGCCGCAGGAGCAAGGTCTGGTGCTTGAGCTTTTTTGGCCTCGCTGA